In Trichomycterus rosablanca isolate fTriRos1 chromosome 25, fTriRos1.hap1, whole genome shotgun sequence, the sequence GAGGAGGGCGGAGCTGTGGCGCTTAATCTCTGCCTACTTGGAAGGTGTGGGGCAGGTGTGGCAGAGCAGCGCCACCTTGTGTCTTTCAGAGGAAAGGCTTATCAACGAGGGCTTCGGCCTGCTGCTGCCTGCGTGTGGCGCTAAAGAGCTCGACACGGCGCTCGATTTCCTGCAGATGGTGCTGATGCAGCTAcggtaagaacacacacacacacacacacacacacacacacacactcacacacacacactcacactcctcATTTCATTAAATATATGGTATTTAAAGTTCGGACACTCCCCAAATATAGTCATTCATGTCAGTGTAGACGCTCAGCTCAAAAACAGCACCAGTGCGACTGCAGGGCGCCTTAAAGTCCGACTGATCTGTGGTGAGTTATAAAAGCTTTCAGGATTGTCACTGCATCTTTTAAGGATGGACGCTAGTTaccacagctgtgtgtgtgtgtgtgtgtgtgtgtgtgtgtgtgtgtgtgtgtgtgtgtgtgtgtgtgtctctccagGGTCTGATATTCTCACGGTTAGCTTTGCAGTATAACAGatctgaggtgtgtgtgtgtgtgtgtgtgtgtgtgtgtgtgtgtgtgtgtgtgtgtgtgtgtgtgtgtgagagaggagACAGCGTGGATTGTTTCAGGAGGTCACTGCAGGGACGATGGTGTTGTTTACAGGAGGCACTCGGGGGTCACACAGGTGACGTCAGTGTCAGAACTTCGGTTTGGTTTCACTCTCTGGGACTTGTGGGCTGTGAACATCAGGctctgtgatgatgatgtgtgtttgtgatgctgCAGGAGGTGGATTTGTTTGCCATTTGGTCAGGTCATGCACAAAGTTGTAGATTTATTATGGAGGCTCAGGTTCATGTCTGGAAGGTTCTACGGGTTAAGTGGGATGCTCTACAGACACGACTGAtggtgcctgagggagggaagacCGGGTGGTGAATCTCTTTGCTGCTGCTGTAACAGCGCctcctgctggctggttgagttAACAGTAGGAGTGGTGGAGGAGAAAAGAGAGTGTAGTGTGTTTTATCAGCTATCTTATTACTGAAGTTCATACAGTCGGATTGCTGATGGTGGTGAACTGAAAAGGTGCGTTTATGGCCCCTGTGACTTTCACCAGTCCCTGTGTGTTGCAGCagttaatctctctctctctctctctctctctctctgtctctctctctctctctctctctgtaggaGGGTACAGCAGTCTTCTCTCTCTGGTTCTCTGGAGTCTGCTGGTGCTGCTCCTCCTCTCAGTGTGGTGAAAGAGCACCATCTAGCAGTAGCAGTCACCCTGTGGACTCACTTCCTGCCGTTCCTGCGCTCACACAGACTCTCTCAGACCCCCCCGGGCGAGCTCGCTCACGCCGCTGCAGGTCAGAAACACCAGCTCAGTAACCTGTGATTTACTGTGGTGTTTTACTCTCCTGATACtaaccctctctctctctctctcttattcaGGTTTTACTCGGTTAGCTTTGGATCTGCCTAACTCCGCCCCTCAGAACCTCCAGCCCCGCCCACTCCAGTATATGCTTCAGTGCTTTGGCTGGGATGAGATGCTCCGGCCACTACTTGTGACCCGCTACCTGAACCAGCTACTGAATAACGAGTAcacgacccccccccccccttaattACTGTTTCAAGCACCAATCTTTGGCTTAATTCACCCTCATTGGCTGTTTAGACTGTTTAGCTCCTCCCACTTATATTTGAAGCACATTGTGATAAATGTATTCAgtaaggtgagtgtgtgtgtgtgtgtgtgtgtgtgtgtgtgtgtgtgtaggcattTGGTGTGTAAGATGTGCAGTGGGTGTGATTCAGCTCAAGCGTTGTGTGTGAAAGCGTGGATTCGCTGTATTCTACAGCAGCATCAGCACATCAGCAGCCCCGACACCCCCCACCCCAGCAGAGCAGGTAcctgtgccccccccccccactaaagATTTACTGAGTGAGGTTTAATGTTGATGTTTCTCACTGTAACTAGTAAAGGAGTGCAATGCTCTctacatttaatttacattttctgtgtgcttgtgtgtgtgtgtggtgtgtgtgtgatgtgtgtgatgtgtgtgatgtgtgtatgtgtgtgtgtgtgtgtatgtgtgtgtgtgtgtgtgtgtgtacagacagGGATCTAAAGGAACAGTTGTGTGAGTTGACCGGATTGATCCTCAGGTTACCGGAGGTTCAGTCTCTGTTTCAGCGAGCCGGACTGAACACCGACACGGCGGCACTAGAACCCAAACCTGCACTCAGCCTCTTCATaaaggtaccacacacacacacacacacacacacatcacataactcacacacacacacacacatcacataacacacacacacacacacatcacataacacacacacacacacacacatcacataactcacacacacacacacacacaggtccacGTCATTACTGAAATATTGTGCAACTATTAATTTTCTGTGTGTAActtttgtgtctgtatgtgtgtgtgtgtgtgtgtgtgtgtgtgtacagtctgtAGGTCGTGTGTATCACTCTCTgcaggtacagactgagcgtaTATCTCTGGTGTGTAAAGCTCTGGAGTATGTAGGAGACCTCATGAAGTTCATCAAACCAAACCTACTGAACAGGAGTCCAGAGGGTCTGCACACCACCTACTGGGTCCTCGGTGAGTCTGTCTGCTTGTTCTGTACCAGCTAGCCTTTAGCATTGCTCTGTTGGGCTCTAACTGAATAAAAGGTGgccattaatatttttaaactcGGCCCATTATTGGCCCAATTCAACCACTGTAACGCTGCCGTGGAATAACGGACCTGAATCCCAGCAGCTGTGTTCCAAAGTGTGCTGGAAAACCTTTCAGAATGGGGTGTAAAAACCTGTGGCTGTGTAATGTAGTTTAAGTtctcgagtgtgtgtgtgtgtgtgtgtgtgtgtgtgtgtgtgtgtgtgtgtgtgtgtgtgtgtgtgtgtttcaggctgTGTGGTTAAGCAGTGGAGCCCCCTGCTGGCCACAGCTAAAGCTCAGCCCCTCCTCCTGCGCATCATCGACGTCCTCTTGCTACCTCATTCGCTGCTGCAGGATAAAGCCCCGCCCACACAACTCATCTCCGCCCTCCGGGACACGCTCCCTCTCTacctgcaggtgtgtgtgtgtgtgtgtgtgtgtgtgagagatttACGCTGGTAATaacttgtgtgtgttgtgtgttcagGGTTTGTCTGTAGCAGTGGGCGTGGCCCAGACTCAGGTTTCATACCTGAAGCAGCAGCTGCGTAACGTCGTCAGTCAGTACCTGAGCCGATTCCTCCAGGCCACACCCACTATCGGAGCAGTAGCCAATCACCCGGTGCTGCTGGCTGGCTGTGAGGCCACGCCCACCCCACACGGGGCGGCACTGAGGCGGAGCATCCTGCAGGTGATCAGGTAAACCAGAGCATGTGATGTAATGATCTCAGCTGGTGTTTTGGATCTGACTGTAGGGATTCTCAGCGTGCGACTCTCAACTCTCTGTGTAGAGAGAACTTCCTGCAGTTTAGAGGCCACGCCCCTCCTCCTCGACTGACAGCCGTGCTCATGTTTCTATTGGAGCTCCTGAGACGCAGTAATGACACTGACCCCGCCCTCCTCACGCTGCCCCTCCCACCTGTACTGCGCTGTCTGATGCTGGTTAATGAACCTCAAGGTGAGAACTGATGATGAAGCTGCTGATGATGTTCTTCAGCCTGTTGATTATCAGTGAGCTGTTAGTTTGCTTGTGTCCTAATACTTCTGgaacattctgtgtgtgtgtgtgtgtgtgtgtgttagtgaggaAGTTGAGTACGGAGTGTGTGCAGCTGATGGTGGAAAGAAGTTCCTCTGCAGCCGGAGGAGAACCGTGTGAGGAGCTCATCATCTCACTACGGTGTGTAGGGCTAGTACACTTCACTCTACATCCTCGAGAAGCTTGTGGCcccgtcccaaaccacacactatCGTACTCACCATTATACCAAAATAGTACGCCACCTATGGTATTTAGTGCAGTACTGGACATGGGGCGAGGCACTTcatgatcgtgtgtgtgtgtgtgtgtgtgtgtgtgtgtgtgtgtgtgtgtgtgtgtgtgcagtacgtTTGTAGAGGAGAACGAGGGTGTGTATGAGGTTCAGATGTACAGCGTTTTGGAGACGGTAGCGGTTCTCAGCCCCCCGGCGGTGGCGGCTCTGGTTCCGGTTCTGTCTCTGAGTTTACGGAACACGGAGCAGAAGAGAGGACTCGGGAGGAACAGCGCCCTCAGGTACCATCATCAGATCTGCACCCGGCCTGAGGGTCACATCCTCCTCCATAAGCTCCTGACCTTCATTATCAGGAGGGTGTCCACATCATTCAGGCCACAGAGTGTATTATAGAATTAATCATATATACACGTACACACAGATGATAAAATCATGTTATATACAATTAAGCACATGATGTTTCTgcacattaataaatacataaatattattattgatcattgctctgtgtgtgtgtgtgtgtgtgtgtgtgtgtgtgtgtaggaacgGGTACAGGACTCTGTTGGCACTGTTAGGAGACGCCGGTCAGGCTGAGATGGTTCATCTGGAACAGGACTGACCTTTGACCTCTGTGATAATACTGTAAATATTGTGTTCGTGCAGGATTCATGTGTTATTATAAACATTTTCAATAAATCTAAAATCTGATTGTTAATAGTTATTTATTGAGCTCTGGAGAGGAATGTGAACGTTTGGATTTAATTTGTTTGGGTTGGGGAGACGGTCTGAGCGTGTGCAGAGGAGGAATGAGAGTTATCAGGTgaagggtgctgaggatggagccGCCCTGCAGGAGGAGGGGGAGGGGGagggatgatgatgaggaggttGATGGGTGTggtgagggagaacatgctggTGGTTTGGGGTGACCGAGGAGGATGTTGATGAATGATCCGCTGTTGTGACCAATAACAGGAACAGAAGATTCACTGCTGTGTGTAGGATtgtaacaccccccccccccccccccgaaacacacacacacacacacacacaccctcccaaCTGACATGCAAATGATCTGCAGTGAGGAGTTAAAAACAATCTGAAAAGtcaccaccacaaacacacactgatacacaaatGAGTCatacacaagtgtgtgtgtgtgtgtgtgtgtgtgtgtgtgtgtgtgtgtgtgtgtgtgtgtgtgtgtgtgtgtgtgtgtgtgtgtgtgtgtgagagagagagagacagagagagtctttgaacttgtgtgtgtgtgtgtgtgtgtgtgtgtgtgtgtgtgtgagagagagagagagaggaagtcaGAAACCAGATGAGCTGGTTACAGACTGAATCAGACGGGGTTGCAGGGTGGAGTTAAACTGAGGGATTTACAGGGAGGAGTTTTTGGTATTTTGGGGGGAAAACAGGAAAACAAAAGGAGAAAGAAAGCAGAGCGAGTGTGTGAGCGCACACACGGAGTTACGGTGTAACATTACAGTGTAACTACAGTGTAACCGTATCTGATTGATGTTTGATTTGCTCTGATACTGAATCAGATCTTTGTAGGGTTTTGTTTCTTTgggtgttttttgttgttgttgatgttcccaGCAGCTCTGAAACCCACCATGGACTCTCTGAGTGGGGTCCTGCGCTTCTTCACCAACCAGAAGAGCACCATCGGCTATGGGATGATGGCCATAGTCACCATTGGGAGTGAGAGACTCTTCTCCCTCTTCTCCTTCCAGTGTCCCTGTAACTCCCAGCAGAACGTCATGTATGGACTCGTCTACCTGCTGGCACCGGCGCTCGTGCTCTTCAGCGTGGGACTGTTCCTCAGCACGCGCCTCTGGAAGCTCTACACGGGCTGCTGCATCAACCCCCGAAAACTCTGTCCTCACAGGTAACAACATActgatcattattaatattattattattaatattaacaccccccacccccatggAATCATGAGTAGATTGTAATTATGCAGTTAACAGGTGATGGTGTTTTGGGGTGTTTGCAGGAGGAACTGTCTGGGCTGTCTCTCAGTGTTGGGGAGTGTGGTTTTGGGGGCTCTGGTGGCCCCCATCATGTGGCTCAGTGTAGCTTTGCTGAACGGAACGTTCTATGAGTGTGCACTGAGTGGAATGGACCAACAGTCGGTGGTGAGCTGGTTCTGTAAGAACCACACCAGGACCTGTAAAGAGGAACTGCCTAAAGTTCCCTGCAAAACCGCCAATCTACCCCCAGCAGAATCTAACGAGCTTCTCCTCATGCTCAGAGCTCAGTCTCAGgtaaggaataataataataataataatgagtcgTAGTAGAAGAAAATCTCACTTGTTTACTTTCTGATTTTATTCACGTCATTCACTGACGGACTGAATGTGGTTCCACTGGTTATGTACAGGTACACTCACCACAAGCAACTGGTTTAACTGGGGGATTCTCTATAATCATCTAGTTCCactttctgtttctctctgaTGAGAAACTGTTTGCTGtaactcactcacatacacagcGGGCTGAAGTTTCTCCACAAGGGGGAGCTATTGGCACTGTAGTAGATTTTTGCCGAGACCAGTCACAATGAGAGTGCGTGTGCTTGTTGTCTGCAGATCCTGGGCTGGGTTCTGATCATCAGCGCGGCCATGGTGGCTCTGATCGGTACGTGTTATAAAAACTGCCGCTCTAAGGTCAGTTACCTGCAGCTCACCTTCTGGAAGATCTACATGGAGAAGGAAAAGGAGAAGTTCGAGTCCTTCGCGGACGCTTACGCCACCCGGCTGGCCGAGAGGAACATGAACAGCTTCTTTGAGAACAAGGAACCCGAGGCGTTCCCCTTTCCTAACCATAAAGCCTGGGAGCACATCTCAGCTTTAAACACGTTCACTCACAGTGAGCAGTACTACAGCACCCTGCAGAGGTACGTGGAGCGCTCCGACCGGGACTACAGCCCCGAAAAAGTTCCACTGGAAATGGAACACAGCATCGAGTAGAGAACCCAAAATAATCTGATCTGATCCCGTctaattctaaactacaatagATTTAAACTGAACTAACCAACTAcatgatatttttatttatttatcttcatcTACTGTTGGTTCTggttagggttgtggtgggtcctgaGCCtatcccagaaacactggggaTAATGCTGGAATTCACCTGGTACagtccagtccatcacaaaaaCTCACACTTACTT encodes:
- the LOC134302663 gene encoding calcium homeostasis modulator protein 5-like isoform X2; translated protein: MFPAALKPTMDSLSGVLRFFTNQKSTIGYGMMAIVTIGSERLFSLFSFQCPCNSQQNVMYGLVYLLAPALVLFSVGLFLSTRLWKLYTGCCINPRKLCPHRNCLGCLSVLGSVVLGALVAPIMWLSVALLNGTFYECALSGMDQQSVVSWFCKNHTRTCKEELPKVPCKTANLPPAESNELLLMLRAQSQILGWVLIISAAMVALIGTCYKNCRSKVSYLQLTFWKIYMEKEKEKFESFADAYATRLAERNMNSFFENKEPEAFPFPNHKAWEHISALNTFTHSEQYYSTLQRYVERSDRDYSPEKVPLEMEHSIE
- the LOC134302663 gene encoding calcium homeostasis modulator protein 5-like isoform X1 encodes the protein MFPAALKPTMDSLSGVLRFFTNQKSTIGYGMMAIVTIGSERLFSLFSFQCPCNSQQNVMYGLVYLLAPALVLFSVGLFLSTRLWKLYTGCCINPRKLCPHRRNCLGCLSVLGSVVLGALVAPIMWLSVALLNGTFYECALSGMDQQSVVSWFCKNHTRTCKEELPKVPCKTANLPPAESNELLLMLRAQSQILGWVLIISAAMVALIGTCYKNCRSKVSYLQLTFWKIYMEKEKEKFESFADAYATRLAERNMNSFFENKEPEAFPFPNHKAWEHISALNTFTHSEQYYSTLQRYVERSDRDYSPEKVPLEMEHSIE
- the mms22l gene encoding protein MMS22-like, whose translation is MEAQFPSALVEELFSLMLLVGRLGDLPANVQSAFTIHHQGKLFPPSWHLLHLHLDVHWALLEILHILGQKLMGQVVYGQQFVDLTGETLTNISLFGDHLNNLLCDLMTLSMDTYSRVRPTEALISHHYQCTCTKELWILLIHFLEHRSKTLHTQSFWGYLNALLNSVLKGAPSAVTPHCKDKLGFTWWLITHLTQLGMYNRNGALQNELDDNWSFVCELLKSSCDVKVAVQEDQMRMYLHCCLSLSMMWESNLTSINTLWDFYSRNLNGSFTVPWLGVSGLASVGSTPLALLEQAKSCCSPAPFNSTSHAQLYRSTTSFLIFLRMLALHLKQQNGAPWRQIKGRIYSKFHERRMAELSESGLHHFLLLFLVLSLCADLEDTAGRALDLLAYRLPAAVTVMSWRGRLALLLAYVERGVDVAGAAGRISGSFSNAAREFYLKTTPLPRRAELWRLISAYLEGVGQVWQSSATLCLSEERLINEGFGLLLPACGAKELDTALDFLQMVLMQLRRVQQSSLSGSLESAGAAPPLSVVKEHHLAVAVTLWTHFLPFLRSHRLSQTPPGELAHAAAGFTRLALDLPNSAPQNLQPRPLQYMLQCFGWDEMLRPLLVTRYLNQLLNNEHLVCKMCSGCDSAQALCVKAWIRCILQQHQHISSPDTPHPSRADRDLKEQLCELTGLILRLPEVQSLFQRAGLNTDTAALEPKPALSLFIKSVGRVYHSLQVQTERISLVCKALEYVGDLMKFIKPNLLNRSPEGLHTTYWVLGCVVKQWSPLLATAKAQPLLLRIIDVLLLPHSLLQDKAPPTQLISALRDTLPLYLQGLSVAVGVAQTQVSYLKQQLRNVVSQYLSRFLQATPTIGAVANHPVLLAGCEATPTPHGAALRRSILQVIRENFLQFRGHAPPPRLTAVLMFLLELLRRSNDTDPALLTLPLPPVLRCLMLVNEPQVRKLSTECVQLMVERSSSAAGGEPCEELIISLRTFVEENEGVYEVQMYSVLETVAVLSPPAVAALVPVLSLSLRNTEQKRGLGRNSALRNGYRTLLALLGDAGQAEMVHLEQD